In a genomic window of Prochlorococcus marinus subsp. marinus str. CCMP1375:
- a CDS encoding PAM68 family protein: MKDSSKKYKLKNRKDKRKRESFIPKPVANRMARRIAITTGIPTLSGMGVFIVSYLLIIKGITDVPPSITLLSSAICFLIGLLGLSYGILSASWEDIPGSILGLENIRPNIEKMRSAFRPITSKEE, encoded by the coding sequence ATGAAAGACTCCTCAAAAAAATATAAATTAAAAAATAGAAAGGATAAAAGAAAGAGAGAATCTTTTATACCAAAACCAGTAGCAAACCGCATGGCAAGAAGGATTGCTATTACTACTGGTATACCAACGCTATCAGGAATGGGTGTTTTTATAGTGAGTTATTTACTCATCATAAAAGGGATAACAGATGTTCCTCCTTCTATCACCCTATTAAGTTCTGCAATATGTTTTTTAATTGGTCTTTTAGGATTAAGTTACGGAATACTTTCAGCAAGCTGGGAAGACATACCAGGCAGTATTTTAGGGTTGGAAAATATAAGGCCTAATATAGAAAAAATGCGCAGTGCCTTCAGACCTATAACTTCGAAAGAAGAATAA
- the rpsO gene encoding 30S ribosomal protein S15 yields MTLNTEAKQKIINKHQTHGTDTGSVEVQVAMLSERINQLSKHLQSNNHDFSSRQGLLKMIGQRKRLLNYVKKQSESRYSSLVTKLGIRG; encoded by the coding sequence ATGACGCTAAATACTGAAGCAAAACAAAAAATCATCAACAAGCACCAAACACATGGAACCGACACAGGCTCGGTTGAAGTACAAGTAGCGATGTTAAGCGAAAGGATAAACCAACTAAGCAAACATCTTCAAAGTAATAATCATGATTTCTCTTCCAGACAAGGTCTTCTTAAAATGATTGGTCAAAGGAAGCGATTGCTTAATTACGTTAAAAAGCAAAGCGAAAGTAGATACAGTTCACTAGTTACTAAACTTGGCATTAGAGGCTAA
- the ruvA gene encoding Holliday junction branch migration protein RuvA — translation MISWLNGLKIEIWENGTRKGVLISCSGVGYEVQLLSRSLQLLNTSKELILWVHEVHREDGSQLIGFLNKLERDLFRKLISVSGVGPQLAISLLEKNPAEQLISAITKKKIAQLTSCPGVGKKTAERLVIELQNKLSDLIGSSLKKTNNHLELEYETNVADEVRSTLLNLDYKNSEIEKAFLEFETSSKSIRSKAQESFEVSKGLDFETLLKETLIRINTESG, via the coding sequence ATGATTAGCTGGTTAAATGGTCTAAAAATAGAAATCTGGGAAAACGGAACTCGAAAAGGAGTATTAATTTCATGCTCTGGTGTTGGCTATGAAGTACAACTCTTGAGTAGAAGCCTTCAGCTATTAAATACGTCAAAAGAATTAATACTTTGGGTTCACGAAGTACATAGAGAAGATGGATCTCAATTAATAGGCTTTCTGAACAAATTAGAACGAGACTTATTTCGCAAATTAATAAGTGTTAGTGGCGTAGGTCCTCAACTTGCAATTTCACTACTTGAAAAGAATCCAGCAGAACAACTTATTTCTGCAATAACTAAAAAAAAGATTGCTCAACTAACTAGTTGTCCAGGCGTAGGGAAAAAGACTGCTGAAAGATTAGTAATCGAACTCCAAAACAAGCTTTCTGATTTAATTGGCTCAAGTCTAAAAAAAACCAACAATCACTTAGAACTAGAGTATGAAACGAACGTTGCAGATGAAGTGAGAAGCACTTTACTTAATCTTGACTACAAGAATTCTGAAATTGAAAAAGCTTTTCTAGAGTTTGAAACAAGTTCCAAATCAATTAGATCTAAAGCTCAAGAGAGTTTTGAAGTTAGCAAAGGTCTTGATTTTGAAACTCTCCTCAAAGAAACTCTCATTAGAATAAATACAGAAAGTGGTTAA
- a CDS encoding DNA polymerase III subunit alpha: protein MGFVPLHNHSDYSLLDGASQLPLMVARAKELGFPALALTDHGVMYGAIELLKLCKKEGIKPIIGNEMYVINGSISDPQPKKEKRYHLVILAKNSTGYKNLVKLTTISHLKGMRGRGIFSRACIDKDLLKKYSEGLIISTACLGGEIPQAILRGRLDVAKEVANWYKNVFGEDFYLEIQDHGSIEDRIVNVAISKIANELNIELVATNDAHYLTENDVEAHDALLCVLTGKLVKDEKRLRYTGTEYLKSESQMKNLFVDHLDEEVVTKAIKNTLMVASKVEEYSILGNYKMPKFPVPEGNTPIEYLESVSVNGLLEKLKLDSIDLIDNEYSERLSTEIKIIEEMGFPTYFLVVWDYIKFAREQSIPVGPGRGSAAGSLVAYSLGITNIDPVKNGLLFERFLNPERKSMPDIDTDFCIERRNEVIDYVTRMYGEDKVAQIITFNRMTSKAVLKDVARVLDIPYREADQLAKLIPVVRGKPAKLDAMISKNSPSSEFRDKYEKDPLVKKWIDMAIRIEGTNKTFGVHAAGVVIASDPLDELVPLQKNNDGQVITQYFMEDIESLGLLKMDFLGLKNLTMLERTVNLVEKSIGERVDLDELSLEDKKTYELLSRGDLEGIFQLESSGMRQIVRDLQPSSLEDISSILALYRPGPLDAGLIPKFINRKHGREAIDFPHASLAPILGETYGIMIYQEQIMKIAQDLAGYSLGQADLLRRAMGKKKVSEMQKHRGFFIDGAKKKGVDSKIASELFDQMVLFAEYCFNKSHSTAYGAVTYQTAYLKAHYPVAYMAALLTVNSSSTDKIQRYISNCNSMGIEVMPPDINSSGIDFTPLENRILFGLSAVRNLGDGVIRQLIKARVNDGLFLSLADLCDRIPSNILNRRSLESLIHCGALDAFHPESNRAQLVKDLDLIIDWAGARARDRASGQGNLFDLSSEKEEKSDISSAPQGPIVKDYHPTEKLKLEKELLGFYLSDHPLKQLSEPAKLIAPISLINLDDQRDKSKVSVIAMIKEMRIVNTRKGDKMSILQIEDLTGSCEAVVFPKSFYRLSDHLLTETRLLFWASVDRRDEKVQLIVDDCRSIDDMRFVLIDLLPEQINKIEYQHRLRECLFKHRPGKDELGVKVPVVASIKGINSIRYVRLGHQFCVKDANALVESLKEISFNASCSKSLVK from the coding sequence ATGGGGTTCGTTCCGTTACACAATCACAGTGATTACAGCCTGCTAGATGGAGCAAGTCAGCTTCCCTTAATGGTTGCCAGGGCAAAGGAGTTAGGGTTCCCTGCCCTAGCTTTAACTGATCATGGAGTCATGTATGGAGCAATAGAACTTTTGAAGTTGTGCAAGAAAGAAGGGATAAAGCCGATTATTGGTAATGAAATGTACGTCATAAATGGATCTATTTCTGATCCACAACCAAAAAAAGAAAAACGTTATCATCTTGTTATTCTTGCAAAGAATTCTACTGGATATAAAAACTTAGTTAAATTAACAACGATTAGTCATCTGAAAGGGATGCGTGGCAGAGGAATATTCTCAAGAGCTTGTATTGATAAAGACTTGCTTAAGAAATACTCCGAAGGACTAATAATTTCTACAGCATGTCTTGGTGGTGAAATTCCACAAGCTATTCTTCGAGGACGTTTAGATGTAGCTAAGGAAGTTGCTAATTGGTATAAGAATGTTTTTGGGGAAGACTTTTATTTGGAAATACAAGATCATGGCTCTATAGAAGATAGGATTGTCAATGTTGCTATTTCAAAAATAGCTAATGAATTAAATATTGAATTAGTTGCAACAAATGATGCTCATTATCTTACAGAAAATGATGTAGAAGCCCATGATGCATTGCTTTGTGTTCTTACTGGTAAGCTTGTAAAAGATGAGAAAAGATTGCGTTATACAGGAACGGAGTATTTAAAATCTGAGAGTCAAATGAAGAACCTATTTGTTGACCATCTAGATGAAGAAGTTGTTACTAAAGCGATCAAAAATACACTTATGGTAGCAAGCAAAGTTGAAGAGTATTCTATACTTGGTAATTATAAGATGCCTAAATTTCCAGTTCCCGAAGGTAATACGCCTATTGAATACTTAGAATCAGTAAGTGTAAATGGTCTGCTGGAAAAACTAAAACTAGATTCTATTGATCTTATTGATAATGAATATTCAGAAAGATTATCTACTGAAATTAAAATAATTGAAGAAATGGGTTTCCCTACATATTTTCTTGTCGTATGGGATTATATAAAGTTCGCAAGGGAACAATCAATTCCTGTAGGTCCAGGCAGAGGATCTGCGGCAGGATCTTTAGTTGCTTATTCATTAGGAATTACAAATATTGACCCAGTAAAGAATGGACTTTTGTTTGAAAGATTTTTAAACCCCGAGAGAAAGTCTATGCCTGATATTGATACCGATTTCTGCATTGAACGCAGAAATGAAGTTATTGATTATGTTACTAGAATGTATGGAGAAGATAAAGTTGCTCAAATAATTACATTCAATAGGATGACCTCAAAGGCTGTTCTTAAAGATGTTGCAAGAGTTTTAGACATTCCATATAGGGAGGCTGATCAACTAGCAAAATTAATTCCAGTAGTCAGGGGAAAACCGGCCAAATTAGATGCAATGATTTCTAAGAACTCACCAAGTAGTGAATTTAGAGATAAATATGAGAAAGATCCTTTAGTTAAAAAATGGATAGATATGGCTATTCGTATTGAAGGAACTAATAAGACTTTTGGTGTGCATGCGGCAGGTGTCGTTATTGCATCAGACCCATTGGATGAATTAGTCCCTTTGCAGAAAAATAATGATGGCCAAGTTATTACTCAATATTTTATGGAGGATATTGAATCTTTGGGCTTATTGAAAATGGATTTCTTAGGACTTAAGAATCTTACAATGCTCGAACGTACAGTGAATCTTGTCGAGAAATCTATAGGTGAACGAGTTGATTTAGATGAATTAAGTCTTGAGGATAAGAAAACATATGAGCTTTTATCTAGAGGAGATTTAGAAGGCATTTTTCAACTGGAATCTAGTGGAATGAGACAAATAGTAAGAGATTTGCAGCCTTCATCATTAGAAGATATTTCATCAATATTAGCTTTATATAGACCGGGTCCACTTGATGCAGGGTTGATTCCAAAATTTATCAATAGGAAGCATGGTCGCGAGGCAATTGATTTCCCTCATGCTTCTTTGGCTCCAATACTTGGTGAGACATACGGGATAATGATTTATCAAGAACAAATTATGAAGATAGCTCAAGATCTTGCTGGATATTCCTTGGGACAAGCAGATTTATTAAGACGTGCAATGGGTAAAAAAAAGGTTTCTGAGATGCAAAAGCACAGAGGATTTTTTATTGATGGAGCGAAGAAGAAAGGCGTAGATTCAAAGATCGCTAGTGAACTATTTGATCAAATGGTTCTTTTTGCTGAGTATTGCTTTAACAAGAGTCATTCAACTGCTTATGGAGCTGTCACTTATCAAACTGCATATTTAAAGGCTCATTACCCTGTTGCATATATGGCGGCATTGTTAACTGTCAATTCCAGTTCAACTGACAAGATTCAACGATATATTTCTAATTGCAATTCCATGGGTATTGAAGTTATGCCTCCAGATATCAATTCCTCTGGAATTGATTTTACTCCTCTTGAAAATAGAATTCTTTTTGGATTATCAGCAGTAAGAAATCTTGGAGATGGTGTTATTAGGCAGTTAATAAAAGCTCGAGTTAATGATGGCCTCTTTTTATCTTTAGCAGATCTTTGTGACAGAATCCCTTCTAATATTTTAAATAGAAGAAGTTTAGAATCGCTAATTCATTGTGGAGCACTTGATGCTTTTCATCCAGAGTCTAATCGTGCGCAATTGGTAAAAGACCTTGATTTGATTATTGATTGGGCTGGTGCGCGTGCCAGAGATCGAGCTAGCGGTCAGGGAAACCTTTTTGACTTATCCTCTGAGAAAGAAGAAAAAAGTGATATTTCATCAGCTCCTCAAGGCCCTATTGTTAAAGATTACCATCCCACTGAAAAACTTAAACTAGAGAAAGAGTTGTTAGGATTTTATTTATCCGACCATCCTTTAAAGCAGCTTTCAGAGCCGGCAAAGCTTATTGCTCCTATAAGTTTAATAAATTTAGATGATCAAAGAGATAAATCTAAAGTGAGTGTTATCGCGATGATAAAAGAGATGCGTATTGTTAATACTCGCAAGGGAGATAAAATGTCCATTTTACAAATTGAGGATTTAACTGGTTCATGCGAGGCAGTAGTTTTCCCAAAAAGTTTTTATAGGTTGTCTGATCATTTGCTAACAGAAACACGCCTTCTTTTTTGGGCTTCTGTTGACCGTAGAGATGAGAAAGTTCAATTAATAGTAGATGATTGCCGCTCAATTGATGACATGAGATTTGTCTTGATTGATCTATTGCCAGAGCAAATTAATAAGATTGAATACCAACACCGCCTTAGAGAATGTCTCTTCAAGCATAGACCTGGTAAAGACGAACTTGGAGTCAAAGTTCCTGTTGTTGCTTCTATCAAAGGTATTAATAGTATTAGATATGTTCGCCTAGGACATCAATTTTGTGTAAAAGATGCTAATGCTTTGGTTGAATCTTTAAAGGAGATTTCGTTCAATGCAAGTTGCAGCAAAAGTTTAGTTAAGTAA